In one Silene latifolia isolate original U9 population chromosome 10, ASM4854445v1, whole genome shotgun sequence genomic region, the following are encoded:
- the LOC141608217 gene encoding uncharacterized protein LOC141608217 has protein sequence MTNFDTAKSTSPYFHSVFAVLNIKNHVSVVLGMDNDQYRLWVALFTNYAKANRVLHHIIDPKGKARKPLTDDDKELRETIDATVLQWSYATISDDLLQTVVEDDSAAMECWNHIHDIFQDNQHSRAVTLEPEFSHTMMEDFSSTSAYCQRLKSLTDQLKNIGSPVSDTRLVP, from the coding sequence ATGACTAATTTTGACACCGCCAAATCGACTTCTCCATATTTTCACTCGGTTTTTGCTGTGcttaatatcaaaaatcatgtcTCCGTCGTTCTCGGTATGGACAATGACCAATATCGTTTATGGGTGGCTCTTTTTACCAATTATGCGAAGGCTAATCGAGTATTGCATCACATCATCGATCCTAAGGGTAAGGCTCGTAAGCCATTAACCGATGATGACAAGGAATTAAGGGAAACTATTGATGCAACAGTGCTCCAATGGAGCTATGCAACGATTTCTGACGATCTGCTGCAAACCGTGGTTGAAGACGACTCCGCTGCCATGGAGTGCTGGAATCATATTCACgatatttttcaagataatcaacACTCGAGAGCGGTCACTCTTGAGCCAGAGTTTTCTCACACGATGATGGAGGATTTTTCCTCTACCTCGGCCTATTGTCAACGTCTCAAGAGTCTCACTGATCAACTCAAGAACATTGGTTCTCCTGTCTCCGATACTCGTTTAGTGCCTTAA